The window AACGGCCTTGTTTCCATGTATGCAAGATGCGGCTCAATTGATGATTCAAAGCAGGTCTTCTCATCAATGGATCAACCTGATTTGGTTTCATGGAATTCACTCCTATCTGGATGTGCTCAACATGGTTATGGTAGGGAGGCTGTTGATTTGTTTGAGCACATGAGAAGAACTGGTATCAAACCAGACCAAACCACTTTCCTTTCAGTGCTCTCTGCATGTAGCCATGTTGGGTTGCTTGATAAGGGGCttgaatgttttgatttgaTGAGACGTGATAATTCACTGGAACCTCCAAGAGTAGAGCACTATGCTTGCATTGTTGATATACTTGGTCGAGCAGGGCGTCTGTATGAAGCGGAAAACTTTGTGAATAACATGGGTATAGAGCCAGGACCCTCGGCCTACAAAGCTTTGCTGAGTGCCTGTCAAGTTCATGGAAATGTAGATATCGCAATGCGTTCTGCCAAGAAACTTCTTGAACTGTGGCCTAATGATCCTGCAACATATGTGTTGCTAGCAAATATCTTGGCAACTGGGGGTTGTTGGGAGGATGCCACAGAAATACGCAAACTTATGTGTGAGAGGGGAGTGAGGAAGAAGCCAGGTTATAGTTGGATTGAAGTTAACAACCAGAATTATGCTCCTCTGTTAGAAGGGGGAACTGGTGACTTGTAATGCACCAGTGTTGTGGAAGTGCTCACACAGTAGATAGTCATGcctctgatggttggattggaatGATCTAACTGTTATCATGTCCATGTTATTGTTATTGAGGGACACTCAACTATTTTGAATTGTGTGACTGATCTAACCCACACCataaatttcaaatatttttttgcttttttcagATAGATGTAAAATGTTGTTGAAGTTATGCAAAACATTTTaagggggtgatctaagttaATTTATTGATCACGATAGGTACAGAACGATGGAAGAATAGTAATGGATCCAAATACAAGCCCAAGTCGGAAGAAGAATATACATTTACTCCAGTAAGTACTCAGAGAGGAAGGTCAAGTCCTTTACCCACGTCAACTCCAATTATCTGAAGAATACCCTTGTTCAGGATCTGAACCACAAACCatcaaagaagaaacagaggtaTGAGAACGACTGTGGCTGATCTCTTCTGTACTTGGAAGAGTAAGTATATCAGATTTATCTataaaggaaggaaggaaaaagaATCACCAGCTCTACTATGAAGGTCCCAATAAGGCCGATCATACAAGCTCTGGAGTTCCATATTTCTGCAGTCTTTGTGAAGCCAAGAAAAGGGgctgtgaattttggctccacttTTGGCAATTCCACCTGTAAATTTCAAGACCCGTTTCATCTACCTTCCTTGCTTCCAGTTATTTCAGGTCACAAAGTGAAAGAAAGACAAGAAGAATGGACAGAAGATTCAATGACTTACACGGGGGGGAAGTTTTGCAGCTCGGATCCTCAAGGAGACGGGCTTCTGGTTCTTTGTTCTGCTTTGCCGATTAGAATGGTGGAAGAGCGAGCGATGATGAGTGGGATGAGCAGCAGTCTCAGCTCTAGCGTGAATAGGGAACGATGAAGAAACGACTGGTAACGTAGCCATTGCTTTCTTCCTGTCACCGTAGATATGACTTCCACCTCCaccttcaccttcaccttcacCTTATCTACCAACCCCTCTCAGCTCCGCACACCACACACTTTTATGATTTAGAAGTGTGTGGTACGCCTTCTGCGCATTACGCACCATATGGTTTTTAATCTCGTTTAAGAGAATTGGTATCATAGATGATAGAAGCTAAAGTGGTGGCATGTCAAGAACTCCTGTTCGAATTTGTCAAAGTCTAATAGGCAATTCAGAAGAGGGAATCAGGAATCGCAATTACCTTGATCAGATTCCGATTACTAGAACCAATCGAGTTGATTCATCTGATACGATTCTTAAAATAAGAAAcaatagggggaaaaaaattccaacatgAATAATAGGCAATTCAGAAGAGGGAATCAGGAATCGGTTGGACTTGGGATCGGGCTCGGTCAATTTCAATATGGATCAGGCAATTACGTTGATCAGATTCCGATTACAAGAACCAATCAAGTTGATTCATCTGATACTGATTtcgattactaaaaccatgtttcaatgtaaatattagtttgaTTCTAATTTAACAATCCATGAGCGAGGGTTTTTTCAAACTAAAAGATGAGTGCTTCCACGTACTACAATTAAGGGTGTCATAAGTGaacaaaaattagaatcaaaatcaagcattttaaaatcgaaccaaatcaaAACTAAATAGAAAACAAATCGAACCTTGATTGGACCAATCCAAAATCAATACTTATAGTGTAACCCTAAGGTATCTCAAACGAtaaatttcatcttcttcaatgctATAGCAAAACTTATAGAATGTGTctcaaatcgaaaccaaattcAAATTGAGTAACAAAACAGAATATCCAAAACAGATTCTTAACCGAATCCAAATACAAGGGACTCTCATGTCCATGGCATTTTCCAACTTGAACATTTTTGCCCTCCCACCCCAACCCACCCAAGAGGAGTGATAGGGAATCAAATTGATAGATCAGCCGTGATCGATCCTGATTCTGCCCACTCCAATACTGTCGATTTAAACCCGAAAACCTTTAAAATTCACTGTTTTTAAATCTAAGGACTAATTCTAGAGTTCTTGGAgaccgattccaatccaattcgGATAAAAATCGACACTAACCGATTCTTCCCTGCGCGGAACTTGGGGTCAAAGACGAAGGAAACGGGGTTGTTTCAGTTAGAGACCTAGTCGACGGTTATATTAAGAAATGACCATTTGTACGATGCCACGTGGAAACAATTCTAATGTACAGTCTTGTATATCATGCCATGTGTATAATTGGAGCCCACAAGCTTTTCTAATGGATCTTCTTATAACACATGTCGGTTTCTTATTCCACAGGGTAAACTCCAAAATCCAAACCCCAAATCCCAACTTATAAGCATTTCTAGCCTCTCTTCAGAATTTACTGTGTCTTgaaagttggagagagagagagagagaaagaaattgaaagaagtCTCATTTACTCAACTCAAGATTGTGGTGATTGATTGCAAATTGCAGAAAGAAAATGGCTCAGATGGAGCGGATGCAAAGAAACAGGGGAAGTGGCGGAGGAACTCCACGTAATACACTTACGATAGAACAACTTCTCAGCTACGGTAACTAATCTTCAAACCTAACTCATCaatacttctttcttcttcttcttcttcatggttTTCAGTTTCAGTTGATTATAGAGCAAATTAAACAAAAGCACTTAAAGATGATCTGGATA is drawn from Telopea speciosissima isolate NSW1024214 ecotype Mountain lineage chromosome 1, Tspe_v1, whole genome shotgun sequence and contains these coding sequences:
- the LOC122644917 gene encoding light-harvesting complex-like protein OHP1, chloroplastic codes for the protein MATLPVVSSSFPIHARAETAAHPTHHRSLFHHSNRQSRTKNQKPVSLRIRAAKLPPRVELPKVEPKFTAPFLGFTKTAEIWNSRACMIGLIGTFIVELILNKGILQIIGVDVGKGLDLPL